Proteins encoded together in one Lathyrus oleraceus cultivar Zhongwan6 chromosome 5, CAAS_Psat_ZW6_1.0, whole genome shotgun sequence window:
- the LOC127083714 gene encoding uncharacterized protein LOC127083714: MPLPSYKYTHYGYGSNQAILVSSTKQAKKERMLRSQDYHNHIAGVRREPSVLSDFDRYPNAEMAFNKRVVYDEVEGSHRHHHHHNPEIVERVEVVEYERVPEVRPYGGEVIYEEYMDVETNQYNPRRNRPNGLGLQKWKTYRA; encoded by the coding sequence ATGCCATTGCCATCATATAAATACACACACTATGGCTATGGTAGTAATCAAGCAATATTAGTTTCATCTACAAAACAAGCAAAGAAAGAGAGAATGTTGAGATCCCAGGACTACCACAACCACATTGCAGGAGTCAGAAGGGAGCCAAGTGTTCTCTCCGACTTCGACCGCTACCCAAACGCTGAAATGGCCTTCAACAAGAGGGTTGTCTACGATGAGGTCGAGGGATCCCACcgccaccaccaccaccacaaccCTGAGATCGTTGAGAGGGTTGAAGTGGTGGAGTATGAACGAGTACCTGAGGTTAGGCCATATGGTGGTGAAGTGATCTATGAAGAGTACATGGATGTTGAAACCAATCAGTATAACCCACGAAGGAACAGGCCAAATGGTCTTGGATTGCAAAAATGGAAAACATACAGAGCATAA